From the genome of Streptococcus marmotae, one region includes:
- a CDS encoding sugar ABC transporter permease, whose translation MKLSVKFKRRLSQTLTYLYLIVLSVVIIYPLLITIMSAFKSGNVVAFKLDGNINFTLENFSKLFSETLYGTWYLNTLIIALLTMAAQTSIVVLAGYAYSRYNFLARKQSLIFFLIIQMVPTMAALTAFFVMALMLNALNQSWFLIFLYVGGGIPMNAWLMKGYFDTVPISLDESAKLDGAGHFRRFWQIVLPLVRPMIAVQALWAFMGPFGDYILSKFLLREKEYYTVAVGLQTFVNDAKNLKIAYFAAGAILIALPICTLFFFLQKNFVSGLTSGGDKG comes from the coding sequence ATGAAACTTTCTGTAAAATTCAAACGTCGTCTTAGTCAGACCTTGACTTATCTGTACTTGATTGTCTTGTCTGTCGTTATCATCTATCCACTATTGATTACCATTATGTCTGCCTTCAAGTCAGGAAACGTTGTGGCCTTCAAGTTGGATGGAAATATCAACTTTACTCTGGAAAATTTCAGCAAGCTGTTTAGCGAAACCTTATACGGCACTTGGTACCTCAATACCTTGATTATAGCCCTCTTGACAATGGCTGCCCAAACCAGTATAGTGGTACTAGCAGGATACGCTTATAGTCGTTATAACTTCCTCGCTCGTAAACAAAGTTTGATTTTCTTCTTGATTATCCAAATGGTGCCGACTATGGCTGCCCTCACGGCCTTCTTCGTTATGGCCTTGATGTTAAACGCCCTCAACCAAAGCTGGTTCCTCATCTTCTTGTATGTCGGTGGTGGAATTCCAATGAATGCTTGGTTGATGAAAGGCTACTTTGATACGGTGCCAATCTCTCTTGATGAATCTGCAAAACTCGACGGTGCTGGACACTTCAGACGTTTCTGGCAAATCGTTCTCCCTCTTGTTCGTCCAATGATTGCTGTACAAGCACTTTGGGCATTTATGGGACCGTTTGGCGATTACATCTTATCTAAGTTCTTACTCCGTGAGAAAGAATACTATACCGTTGCCGTTGGTCTTCAGACCTTTGTCAACGATGCGAAGAATTTGAAAATCGCATATTTTGCGGCTGGAGCAATTCTCATTGCTTTGCCAATCTGTACCTTATTCTTCTTCCTTCAAAAGAACTTTGTATCTGGTTTAACGAGTGGTGGTGACAAGGGATAA
- a CDS encoding LacI family DNA-binding transcriptional regulator, translating into MRATIKDVAKLAGVSPSTVTRVIQNSSAISQKTKESVRKAMAELNYHPNLNARSLVSSYTQVIGLVLPDDSDIFYQNPFFPTALRGISQVAADHNYAIQISTGKDEKQRLEAISQMVYGRRVDGLIFLYSKPDDPLVQLAIQHNFPFLILGKAASPFISLVDNDNIQAAFEATSYFIQKGYKNLAFVAGNKELVVSQDRYKGYKKALKAYNIPLDDSKVKFSSGFLLEDSSYKIMKKLMKQNPDAIVTTDTMVAEGILHYLNEINVQLPIISFDSVKPKLAIDAYVDVHAIQLGRVACDTLLQIINDSKEEKQICYRRVIPHTITEL; encoded by the coding sequence ATGCGTGCTACCATTAAAGATGTTGCAAAACTAGCAGGGGTTTCGCCCTCTACTGTTACTCGTGTCATTCAAAACAGCTCTGCTATTAGCCAAAAAACCAAAGAAAGTGTCCGAAAGGCCATGGCAGAACTCAACTACCATCCCAATCTCAATGCCAGAAGTTTGGTGAGTAGCTATACCCAGGTCATTGGTCTGGTTCTACCAGATGATTCTGATATTTTCTATCAAAACCCCTTCTTTCCAACGGCTTTACGTGGCATTTCTCAGGTAGCAGCCGACCATAATTATGCCATTCAAATTAGCACTGGAAAAGATGAAAAACAACGCCTTGAAGCGATTTCTCAAATGGTATACGGCCGACGAGTAGATGGTTTAATTTTCCTTTACTCAAAGCCTGACGATCCCCTCGTACAGCTAGCTATTCAACATAATTTTCCATTTCTCATCTTGGGAAAAGCTGCATCGCCTTTTATTTCCCTAGTCGACAATGACAATATCCAAGCTGCCTTTGAAGCAACCAGCTATTTTATCCAAAAAGGCTATAAAAACCTAGCTTTTGTCGCTGGAAATAAGGAACTCGTAGTATCACAGGACCGCTATAAAGGGTATAAAAAGGCACTTAAAGCCTACAATATCCCCCTTGATGATAGCAAGGTCAAATTTAGCTCTGGTTTCCTCTTGGAAGACAGCAGTTATAAAATCATGAAAAAACTCATGAAACAAAATCCAGACGCTATTGTCACCACAGATACCATGGTAGCAGAAGGGATTCTCCATTATCTAAATGAAATCAATGTACAGTTGCCAATTATTTCCTTTGACTCTGTCAAACCAAAACTTGCAATCGATGCCTACGTGGACGTTCATGCCATTCAATTAGGACGTGTCGCCTGCGATACCCTACTGCAAATTATCAATGATAGCAAGGAGGAAAAACAAATTTGCTATCGCCGTGTGATTCCACATACCATTACTGAACTTTAG
- a CDS encoding InlB B-repeat-containing protein — MKKNTQSSWKSVTRYSIRKIALGTVSLAVGSALVGPFVGLPVPVAAEEMTSEQQRFTVDYQYVAETELTADEKKQIIENLPENTTDQNQTYYLVFRANQSSVLPKTSDGRTLLVPGIVGASLFVVGIAIVGRGKKKRHVITSLFLLTSIGASTTVLALESKELSGYNQQFSLQKGQELPDVVEIPGYTYVGYLPATALRSNTGTKTTVDGASATLNSQSNATEGRPSSSIPSSAAQTTALSKLVESVNPTVSTSPSAPVGTIPSNSSAQSSAPVGTIPSSGSVQSSAPVSTIPSSSSAQPSAPVGTIPSSSSAQPSAPVSTIPSSSSVQPSAPVGTIPSSSSAQSSAPADTAPSSSLAQPSTPVDIVPPTTQPGLSDDTMPSSSSVQPSTPVDTAPSSSPAQPSTPVDTVPPTSQPQPSTSVDAVPPTTQPGLSDDETDAPTPSQPAKPQTYKVTFMVDGQVLKTEEVEAGKAATAPDIPELEGKVFVGWSTAFDSVTGDIQVVAQYKVKEYTVQYVTPTGQKVHTQTVDHGDVLPAKPLLLIEGYKITGSDYDGSPITKDRTITLSVEEIPLTITFDQDGEKTTVRALRGEEVTFPTPKEKEGHEFVRWSTKQTSFEDDTTVTAIYAKKRYRVIFKADGASLNLAIIPHGMDGMAFAPKVPEKAKHRFVGWDKDLTNVTGDMEVNAIYERVYADLPVRFVAVDQDGQELKDITSKIFKEETLIKEEDYPSLLEIPGYTFVKWEPQSVTVTDDTVVKAHYSQNHYQVTVNDEQGQATETFTKTYQETVSPNLAQYEKEGYTITNFVDENGQNVGLSDIAITKDTVLTPVYQIKTYRVQFFDVNKEVVKTEVVEHGQSATPPTLKEVEGKRFIAWSASSDVVTNDLDIYSEYEDIKYVTVHYIVDNPAGEKHWGTGLTYFEVKTATVEEGQEFEEAPKSLHNGQFYLEQALDNGFFTGWLFNGWEKESEQDGTIIMKAKMSIDYASGWMLAKDNEYSTGFHSYKTREEIPEKTYRYRDDLAKDFFEKMNDYRASLGLKKLIWLDETKAGSDLRAKQLLYEFSHKIPGTDQSQATLFPNHPAGENIAMNSEKEDAANFVLKQWLDSPGHKRNIENPDYEYTSISVVEAKGSLRWVQSFFLY; from the coding sequence ATGAAAAAGAATACCCAGTCGAGTTGGAAATCTGTGACCCGCTATTCCATCCGGAAAATCGCCCTTGGGACAGTCTCTTTAGCTGTCGGTTCGGCCCTTGTGGGTCCCTTTGTCGGACTACCTGTCCCAGTAGCTGCCGAAGAAATGACAAGTGAGCAGCAGCGTTTTACAGTGGATTACCAATATGTAGCCGAGACAGAGCTAACTGCAGACGAGAAAAAGCAAATCATAGAAAATCTTCCAGAAAATACAACCGATCAAAATCAGACGTATTATCTGGTGTTTCGTGCAAACCAGTCATCTGTGTTACCAAAGACAAGTGATGGCCGTACCTTGCTCGTACCAGGCATAGTTGGGGCAAGCTTGTTTGTCGTAGGAATAGCTATAGTGGGACGGGGCAAGAAGAAGCGTCATGTTATCACAAGTTTATTCTTGTTGACAAGTATCGGGGCTTCGACAACGGTCTTGGCTTTAGAAAGCAAGGAATTATCAGGTTATAATCAGCAATTCAGCCTGCAAAAAGGACAAGAACTGCCAGATGTAGTGGAGATTCCGGGGTATACCTATGTTGGTTATCTACCTGCGACTGCCCTAAGGTCAAATACAGGCACTAAGACGACGGTTGATGGCGCTTCAGCTACCCTCAATAGCCAGTCAAATGCCACAGAAGGTCGTCCTTCCTCTTCTATACCATCATCTGCTGCTCAAACGACTGCTTTGAGTAAACTAGTTGAGTCAGTAAATCCTACTGTTTCAACTTCTCCAAGTGCACCCGTGGGCACCATTCCATCAAATAGCTCAGCTCAGTCAAGTGCACCCGTGGGCACTATTCCATCAAGTGGCTCAGTTCAGTCAAGTGCACCCGTGAGTACCATTCCATCAAGTAGCTCAGCTCAACCAAGTGCACCCGTGGGCACTATTCCATCAAGTAGCTCAGCTCAACCAAGTGCACCCGTGAGCACCATTCCATCAAGTAGCTCAGTTCAACCAAGTGCACCCGTGGGCACGATTCCATCAAGTAGCTCAGCTCAGTCAAGTGCACCAGCGGATACCGCTCCATCAAGCAGCCTAGCTCAACCAAGTACGCCAGTGGATATCGTCCCACCGACAACACAGCCAGGCTTGTCAGATGATACGATGCCATCAAGTAGCTCAGTTCAGCCAAGTACGCCAGTGGATACCGCTCCATCAAGTAGCCCAGCTCAACCAAGTACGCCAGTAGATACTGTCCCGCCAACTAGTCAACCCCAGCCAAGCACGTCAGTAGATGCAGTCCCACCGACAACACAGCCAGGTCTGTCAGATGATGAGACAGATGCCCCTACTCCAAGTCAGCCAGCCAAACCGCAAACATATAAGGTAACCTTTATGGTAGATGGTCAAGTACTGAAGACGGAAGAGGTTGAAGCTGGGAAGGCTGCTACGGCGCCAGATATTCCAGAGTTAGAAGGAAAAGTATTTGTTGGTTGGTCAACAGCCTTTGATTCGGTCACAGGTGATATTCAAGTAGTTGCGCAGTATAAGGTGAAAGAATACACGGTTCAGTATGTAACACCAACTGGTCAAAAAGTTCATACGCAAACGGTTGATCATGGAGATGTTTTACCTGCTAAGCCTCTTCTTCTCATTGAAGGGTATAAAATCACTGGTTCTGACTATGATGGTTCGCCAATTACAAAAGATAGGACCATCACCCTTTCTGTAGAAGAAATTCCGTTGACCATCACGTTTGACCAAGATGGAGAAAAGACGACGGTTCGAGCATTACGTGGTGAAGAGGTCACCTTCCCGACTCCGAAAGAAAAAGAGGGACATGAGTTTGTACGTTGGTCAACGAAGCAGACGAGCTTTGAGGATGATACGACTGTAACAGCTATCTATGCGAAGAAACGGTACCGCGTTATTTTCAAAGCAGATGGCGCTTCGCTCAATCTTGCAATCATTCCTCATGGTATGGATGGAATGGCCTTTGCTCCAAAAGTCCCAGAAAAGGCAAAACATCGGTTTGTTGGCTGGGATAAAGACCTAACAAATGTAACGGGAGATATGGAAGTCAATGCGATCTATGAGCGTGTGTATGCGGATCTACCTGTCCGTTTTGTTGCCGTAGATCAAGACGGTCAAGAGCTAAAAGACATTACCAGCAAAATCTTTAAAGAAGAAACGCTTATCAAGGAAGAAGACTATCCTAGTCTACTTGAGATTCCTGGCTATACCTTTGTCAAGTGGGAGCCACAATCCGTTACGGTGACTGACGATACAGTAGTAAAAGCACACTATAGCCAAAATCACTATCAGGTCACCGTAAATGATGAACAAGGTCAGGCTACGGAGACCTTTACGAAGACCTATCAAGAGACAGTCAGCCCAAATCTTGCTCAGTATGAGAAAGAAGGCTATACTATCACAAACTTTGTAGATGAGAATGGTCAAAATGTTGGCTTGAGCGACATTGCAATCACGAAAGATACCGTGCTGACTCCTGTCTATCAGATAAAAACCTATCGTGTCCAGTTCTTTGATGTGAATAAAGAGGTGGTCAAGACAGAAGTTGTCGAACACGGCCAGTCAGCTACCCCACCAACCCTAAAAGAGGTAGAAGGCAAACGCTTTATCGCCTGGTCTGCATCGTCTGATGTTGTAACGAATGACTTGGATATCTACTCTGAATACGAAGATATTAAATACGTCACTGTACATTATATCGTTGATAACCCTGCTGGAGAAAAACATTGGGGGACAGGATTAACTTACTTTGAAGTTAAAACCGCAACTGTCGAAGAAGGTCAAGAGTTTGAAGAAGCTCCAAAATCTCTCCATAACGGACAATTCTATTTGGAACAAGCCTTAGATAACGGATTCTTTACAGGATGGTTATTCAACGGTTGGGAGAAAGAAAGCGAACAAGACGGAACCATTATTATGAAAGCTAAAATGAGTATTGACTATGCATCTGGCTGGATGTTAGCTAAAGATAATGAATACTCAACAGGATTCCATTCTTATAAGACAAGAGAAGAAATTCCAGAAAAAACTTATCGCTATCGTGATGATTTGGCAAAAGATTTCTTCGAGAAGATGAATGATTATCGTGCTTCTCTTGGGTTAAAGAAACTCATTTGGTTGGATGAAACAAAAGCTGGAAGCGATTTGCGTGCAAAACAATTGCTTTATGAGTTCTCACATAAAATTCCGGGAACAGACCAAAGTCAAGCGACACTCTTCCCAAATCACCCAGCAGGTGAAAATATTGCAATGAACTCAGAAAAAGAAGATGCCGCTAATTTCGTATTGAAACAATGGCTTGATTCTCCGGGGCACAAACGCAATATTGAAAACCCTGATTATGAGTACACTTCAATCTCTGTTGTAGAAGCTAAAGGCTCTCTACGTTGGGTTCAAAGTTTCTTCTTATACTAA
- a CDS encoding DUF6287 domain-containing protein, translated as MKKTILGIVVLLCLTACQQTATPKETAQSVESTNQQTTTTETSASSSTAAPAQKKVVSPMDVAAVVAGDYSSVQGLWQTSKGETLYFDATRGLVNLPIRQETLQLHENGTAGGQLPYAAISFIPTGIDLTNQFFQDESDQTKDRIRAGQSPDLAADSFYYRVDEESMQTMTSVTDAESQEFPGYTEKQVEAARIYNMLGNWSAPNLIATPEMPAGTKVCLYSDFGKSYAKPTRMIAASPASTTITYTSNGDGTITVYPAPDKWHQSPEQLQDKEYMDSYTQKILDEAVLLKVPLGMPEKIQTILEKMEFQQ; from the coding sequence ATGAAAAAGACTATACTAGGAATCGTCGTTCTGCTCTGTCTGACAGCTTGTCAGCAGACAGCGACACCAAAAGAAACGGCGCAATCGGTAGAATCGACTAATCAGCAGACGACTACGACAGAAACGAGCGCAAGCAGTAGCACAGCAGCTCCTGCACAAAAGAAGGTGGTATCTCCTATGGATGTAGCTGCGGTAGTGGCAGGAGATTACAGCTCTGTCCAAGGCTTGTGGCAAACCTCCAAGGGAGAAACCTTGTATTTTGATGCGACTCGAGGATTGGTAAATCTGCCTATCCGCCAGGAGACGTTGCAGCTACATGAAAACGGCACAGCAGGAGGACAACTCCCTTATGCCGCAATCAGTTTCATCCCAACAGGGATTGATTTGACCAATCAATTTTTCCAAGATGAATCAGATCAGACCAAAGATCGCATCAGAGCTGGCCAAAGTCCAGACTTAGCAGCAGATTCATTTTATTATCGAGTAGATGAAGAGTCTATGCAAACCATGACCTCAGTGACGGATGCAGAAAGCCAAGAGTTTCCAGGCTATACAGAAAAGCAAGTAGAAGCAGCTCGCATTTATAATATGTTGGGCAACTGGAGCGCTCCTAATCTAATAGCGACTCCAGAAATGCCTGCAGGGACAAAAGTTTGTCTGTATAGTGATTTTGGAAAAAGTTATGCTAAGCCGACTCGTATGATTGCCGCTTCACCGGCCTCAACGACCATCACCTATACCAGCAATGGAGATGGTACCATCACCGTCTACCCTGCACCAGACAAATGGCACCAAAGCCCAGAGCAATTGCAGGATAAAGAGTACATGGATAGCTATACCCAGAAGATTTTAGATGAAGCCGTGCTCCTAAAGGTCCCATTGGGAATGCCTGAAAAGATTCAAACCATTTTGGAAAAAATGGAATTTCAGCAGTAA
- the nrdI gene encoding class Ib ribonucleoside-diphosphate reductase assembly flavoprotein NrdI, which yields MKKVYLVYISLSGNTESFVKRLTTFLQFQSDLQVEQVHVKDLVKEDIPFYELDAPFVAFLPTYLEGGNGVDNGDVEILTNPLGDFIAYGENADKCLGIVGSGNRNFNNQYCLTAKQYSERFGFPVLANFELRGLQNDIERVGKKIIELV from the coding sequence ATGAAAAAAGTCTATCTAGTTTATATCAGTCTAAGTGGAAATACGGAAAGTTTTGTGAAGCGCTTGACCACTTTTTTACAATTTCAGTCTGATTTGCAGGTCGAGCAGGTGCATGTCAAGGATTTGGTCAAAGAGGATATTCCTTTTTACGAATTGGATGCGCCTTTTGTCGCCTTTTTGCCGACCTATTTAGAAGGTGGAAATGGTGTAGACAATGGCGATGTGGAGATTTTGACGAATCCGCTAGGCGATTTTATCGCCTATGGAGAAAATGCGGATAAGTGCCTTGGTATTGTCGGTTCTGGAAATCGGAATTTCAACAATCAATATTGTTTGACAGCTAAGCAATATTCCGAACGGTTTGGTTTTCCTGTGCTTGCGAACTTCGAACTCCGTGGTCTTCAAAATGATATTGAACGGGTAGGGAAAAAGATTATAGAGTTAGTGTGA
- a CDS encoding YitT family protein has translation MNRYFRKLRIQFLRKARRNRFWSVISSVSKERYAERISGSIIYGLLSSIAVNFFFQPGNVYSSGVTGIAQIVSAISITYWGFKIPLALVYYGLNVPLLIIAWYKIGNKFTIFTFITVTCSSFFIQFMPHITLTTDPLVNAIFGGLMLGTGIGFALRNNVSSGGTDIVSILIRKKTGRQVGSISLIVNILIMLAAGVTFGWKYALYSMIALFVCSQMTDVIYVKQKRMQAMIITSHPSRVCKMIQKKLHRGVTIINGAEGAYNHEEKTVLITIITRAEFNDFKAIMKKTDKTAFVSVADNVNIIGRFVEADE, from the coding sequence ATGAATAGATATTTTAGAAAACTTCGTATTCAATTCTTGAGAAAGGCAAGGCGCAATCGTTTTTGGTCTGTCATCTCGAGTGTGTCAAAAGAACGCTATGCAGAGCGTATATCTGGCTCAATCATTTATGGACTTTTATCCAGTATAGCCGTCAATTTCTTCTTCCAGCCAGGGAATGTCTATTCTTCTGGAGTAACAGGAATTGCACAGATTGTCTCTGCTATTTCGATTACCTACTGGGGCTTTAAAATTCCGCTAGCCTTGGTCTACTATGGTCTAAATGTGCCTTTGCTCATCATTGCTTGGTATAAGATTGGAAATAAATTTACGATTTTCACCTTTATTACGGTTACTTGTAGCTCCTTCTTCATCCAGTTCATGCCTCATATTACTCTGACGACAGACCCCCTAGTCAATGCTATTTTTGGCGGTCTCATGCTGGGAACTGGGATTGGGTTTGCCCTTCGGAATAATGTGTCCAGTGGCGGGACAGATATTGTCAGTATCTTGATTCGGAAAAAGACAGGAAGGCAAGTTGGAAGCATTTCGTTGATTGTCAATATCTTGATCATGCTGGCAGCTGGAGTGACCTTTGGCTGGAAATATGCTCTTTATTCCATGATTGCCCTCTTTGTTTGTAGTCAGATGACCGATGTTATCTATGTAAAGCAAAAGCGTATGCAAGCCATGATTATCACCAGTCATCCGAGTCGTGTGTGCAAGATGATTCAAAAGAAACTGCACCGTGGTGTGACCATTATCAATGGGGCAGAAGGTGCCTACAATCATGAAGAAAAGACCGTGCTGATTACCATTATTACTCGTGCAGAATTTAATGATTTCAAGGCTATTATGAAAAAGACCGATAAGACGGCCTTCGTATCGGTGGCGGATAATGTCAATATTATCGGACGCTTTGTAGAGGCTGATGAATAA
- a CDS encoding DUF1189 family protein produces the protein MLPYPFSYFSSLVKPQKMFANRHALTLWQRLFTTIFLIALLVIPSSLQTVQLTSYPLEQFIDGIYDPLTEQVVTDLASHSQFDDGRLTYTGTATYSAVTFGQKIPQGAGFTYQFNTEQLTIRKGDTTLVETPYQSFETSSFQSKEALTTAISRAWYQQNRLPISLTITFISALLLGANLLFIVLGATFFLYLTKRSKLFHLQSVKECYNLALNCLGLPTIIACFVGLFGQTVTTVMTVQNILFVLVLLWVFFTTKFRDRA, from the coding sequence ATGTTACCCTACCCCTTTTCTTATTTTTCCAGTCTCGTAAAACCGCAAAAGATGTTTGCTAATCGGCATGCTTTGACGCTCTGGCAACGTCTCTTTACAACGATTTTTCTGATTGCTCTTTTGGTCATTCCCTCGTCTTTGCAAACCGTTCAATTAACCAGTTACCCGCTTGAGCAGTTTATAGATGGGATTTATGATCCCTTGACAGAGCAAGTCGTGACAGACTTGGCTAGCCATAGCCAATTTGATGATGGACGATTGACCTATACTGGCACAGCTACCTATTCAGCTGTTACATTCGGTCAGAAAATACCACAAGGTGCTGGTTTTACCTACCAATTCAACACTGAACAGCTAACCATTCGGAAAGGGGACACCACCTTAGTGGAAACTCCTTATCAAAGCTTTGAAACCAGTAGCTTCCAAAGCAAAGAGGCTTTAACGACTGCTATTTCGCGGGCCTGGTATCAGCAGAATCGTTTGCCTATCAGCCTCACCATTACCTTCATTTCTGCTCTTCTTTTGGGTGCAAATTTGCTCTTTATCGTCCTTGGAGCCACCTTCTTCCTCTATCTAACAAAAAGATCGAAACTCTTTCATCTGCAGTCCGTCAAGGAATGCTATAATCTAGCTCTGAACTGTCTCGGTTTGCCAACGATTATCGCTTGTTTTGTCGGTTTATTTGGACAAACGGTGACGACAGTCATGACAGTACAAAATATCTTATTTGTCCTTGTCTTACTCTGGGTATTTTTCACCACAAAATTTCGAGATCGTGCTTAG
- the pulA gene encoding type I pullulanase gives MALRKLKAYLDDEATIRILLEKRFDHPDLTFHIASHQAEEELVIHSRIEQGETVTYFLTSLHPLHLTGDYTIYDQDRNAAELAYGHIVRSHLFEQTFTYDDEDLGSHYSPTHTQFKLWAPISKAVFLVLEGKPYAMDRQEKGVWQVTVAGDLDGASYHYLHKVNGEWISVHDPYALSSKANSGDSYVINLAKLAKPRRAHTQIPAAQAIIYEMSVRDFSQQASAGFQHAGQFLGLTESPQQEGMHLGMNYIKELGVSHIQLMPLYDFGSVDENYPQLVYNWGYDPVQYNTPEGSFSSNPNDPYARIQELQTAIQAYHDADISVIMDVVYNHVYHAEEYAFERIVPGYFYRYQENGLRTDGTFCGNDVASERSMVRNYIKHSLRQWTVLYGFDGFRFDLMGILDVETMSQIETELRALHPNIYLYGEGWKMATGLDFDQLAHQYNAEKLPTLAFFNDDYRDTLKKVLLNPERLVTNQLHEKIQHLLAGSRFSHFLSPEQSVNYIECHDNATVFDYFHIEHPDWTPQQQKRAASFGLQLILISQGIAFLHSGQEFFRTKDEIDNTYNIPDQVNRLDWERAICYHEHVQFIREVIAFRKEHPILTQADYQTIQNSCDFYWLTDSVLRYTVTSDTKRIQFIINFSNADFNYEKEATQAVRFTFPPMREDSNHILLAGQSICILED, from the coding sequence ATGGCCTTACGAAAATTGAAAGCCTATCTTGATGACGAAGCAACGATTCGAATTCTTCTTGAAAAACGCTTTGATCATCCCGATTTAACCTTCCACATTGCCTCTCATCAGGCAGAAGAGGAATTAGTTATCCACAGTCGCATAGAACAAGGTGAGACCGTAACCTATTTTCTAACGAGTCTTCATCCCCTTCACTTGACAGGTGACTACACGATTTACGATCAGGATCGTAATGCAGCCGAATTAGCCTATGGGCACATTGTCCGCTCCCATCTCTTTGAACAAACCTTTACTTATGATGACGAAGATCTAGGTTCTCACTACAGTCCAACTCACACTCAATTTAAATTGTGGGCGCCGATTTCAAAAGCTGTTTTCCTCGTTCTTGAGGGCAAACCTTATGCCATGGACAGACAAGAAAAAGGTGTCTGGCAAGTAACTGTGGCAGGCGATTTAGACGGTGCCAGCTACCATTATCTCCACAAAGTCAATGGGGAGTGGATTTCCGTACATGATCCTTATGCCCTTTCTTCTAAGGCAAATTCTGGTGATAGCTACGTCATCAATCTAGCCAAACTCGCTAAACCACGTCGTGCTCACACTCAAATACCAGCTGCACAAGCCATTATCTATGAAATGAGCGTTCGTGACTTCTCTCAACAAGCAAGTGCAGGATTTCAGCATGCTGGCCAATTCCTTGGTTTAACGGAATCTCCTCAGCAAGAAGGAATGCACCTTGGAATGAACTATATCAAAGAGCTCGGTGTGAGCCATATCCAGCTCATGCCCCTCTATGATTTTGGTAGTGTGGATGAGAATTATCCACAGCTTGTGTATAACTGGGGATATGACCCTGTTCAATACAATACTCCTGAAGGATCCTTCTCTAGCAATCCTAATGATCCTTATGCACGAATTCAGGAATTACAAACCGCCATTCAAGCCTATCACGATGCTGATATCAGCGTCATCATGGACGTTGTCTATAACCATGTCTATCACGCTGAAGAATATGCTTTTGAACGCATCGTTCCTGGCTATTTCTATCGCTATCAAGAAAATGGTCTCCGAACAGACGGTACCTTCTGTGGAAATGATGTAGCCAGCGAACGCAGCATGGTCCGTAACTACATCAAACACTCCCTCCGCCAATGGACGGTCCTCTATGGATTTGATGGGTTCCGCTTTGACCTCATGGGCATTCTGGATGTCGAGACCATGAGCCAAATCGAGACGGAACTTCGGGCACTCCATCCAAACATTTATCTATATGGTGAAGGATGGAAAATGGCAACAGGTCTCGATTTTGACCAACTAGCACATCAATACAACGCAGAAAAACTGCCAACACTTGCCTTTTTCAACGATGATTACCGTGATACACTGAAAAAAGTCCTGCTCAACCCTGAGCGTTTGGTCACAAACCAGCTGCACGAGAAAATCCAACACCTCTTAGCAGGAAGCCGTTTCAGTCATTTCCTCAGTCCGGAACAATCTGTCAATTATATCGAATGCCACGACAATGCGACAGTCTTTGATTATTTCCACATCGAACATCCTGACTGGACACCGCAGCAGCAAAAACGTGCGGCGAGCTTTGGGCTTCAACTGATTCTCATCTCGCAAGGTATCGCCTTTCTTCATAGCGGACAGGAATTTTTCCGCACCAAAGATGAAATCGACAATACCTACAATATTCCAGACCAGGTTAACCGTCTTGATTGGGAAAGAGCTATTTGCTACCACGAACATGTCCAGTTTATCCGAGAAGTGATTGCCTTCCGCAAAGAGCACCCTATTCTCACACAAGCTGATTACCAAACCATTCAAAATAGTTGTGATTTCTACTGGCTGACCGACTCTGTCCTACGCTATACCGTCACATCAGATACAAAAAGAATTCAATTTATCATTAACTTCTCAAACGCTGACTTTAACTATGAAAAAGAAGCAACTCAAGCAGTTCGCTTCACCTTCCCACCAATGAGAGAGGATAGCAACCACATCCTTCTTGCTGGACAAAGTATCTGTATCTTAGAAGATTAG